Proteins from one Pontibacter korlensis genomic window:
- a CDS encoding M28 family metallopeptidase: MKKNIPLLGLLGLLAFGCNESSREVSEADSEATAAADSANLQPALQTINAEDLLAHTTVLASDEFEGRAPGSVGEDSTVAYLTRQFKQLGLQPGNPDGSYVQRVPMFGYTPQPKATINANGKSIQLNFPEDYVALTRRYVQNVDLKNSDMVFVGYGVVAPEYGWNDYKGLDVKGKTIVMLVNDPPVADPQNPDQLDSTMFGGKAMTYYGRWTYKYEIAAEKGAAAAIIIHETGPAGYPYEVISGSHSREGVEILTPDKNMSRAEVEAWITEPKAREIFSALGRNFEDLKEAAKQKDFKPVPLKATASFNIQNKLREVESRNIIAKLEGSDPELKDEYVVYTAHWDHLGKDPNLQGDQVYNGALDNATGTAGLIELAEAFGKMETKPKRSILFLAVTAEEKGLLGSKYYASSPLYPLEKTVAVVNMDVLNAYGPTEDVVVVGFGNSTLDDVLAQEAKSQNRRVVPEATPEVGSFYRSDHFEFAKQGVPALYASSGVIARNQPADYVKNWKARYTANDYHKLSDEVRDDWNLEGAVEDLQLFLRVGYRVANTEKYPEWKEGTEFKAKREEMLSKTSASK, translated from the coding sequence ATGAAGAAAAACATCCCGCTGCTCGGACTGCTCGGACTGCTGGCCTTTGGCTGCAACGAAAGCTCCCGCGAGGTAAGCGAAGCCGACAGTGAAGCCACTGCAGCAGCTGACAGCGCTAACTTGCAGCCAGCCCTGCAAACTATAAATGCAGAAGATCTTTTGGCTCATACCACCGTTCTGGCCTCTGACGAATTCGAGGGTCGTGCTCCTGGTTCTGTTGGCGAAGACTCTACTGTAGCCTACCTCACACGCCAGTTCAAGCAACTAGGCTTGCAGCCTGGCAACCCTGATGGTAGCTATGTGCAGCGAGTGCCTATGTTTGGTTATACACCACAGCCAAAAGCAACCATCAATGCCAATGGTAAAAGTATCCAGCTCAACTTCCCGGAAGATTATGTGGCTCTAACGCGTCGCTATGTGCAAAACGTAGACCTGAAGAACTCTGATATGGTGTTTGTAGGCTATGGTGTCGTAGCGCCAGAGTATGGCTGGAATGATTATAAGGGCTTAGACGTGAAAGGCAAGACCATTGTGATGCTGGTAAATGACCCGCCTGTTGCAGACCCTCAGAACCCAGATCAGCTGGACAGCACCATGTTTGGCGGCAAAGCAATGACCTACTATGGTCGCTGGACCTACAAGTATGAAATAGCTGCAGAGAAAGGAGCCGCAGCTGCCATCATTATTCACGAAACAGGCCCGGCAGGTTATCCTTATGAGGTTATCTCTGGAAGCCACAGCCGTGAGGGCGTTGAGATTCTGACACCAGATAAAAACATGAGCCGCGCAGAGGTTGAAGCCTGGATAACTGAGCCGAAGGCACGGGAAATATTTTCTGCTCTGGGTCGCAACTTTGAGGACTTAAAAGAGGCAGCCAAGCAGAAAGACTTTAAGCCAGTGCCCCTGAAGGCTACTGCAAGCTTCAACATCCAGAACAAGCTACGCGAGGTTGAGTCGCGCAATATTATTGCCAAACTGGAAGGCTCAGATCCTGAACTTAAGGACGAGTATGTAGTTTATACAGCTCACTGGGACCACCTGGGTAAAGACCCAAACCTGCAAGGCGACCAAGTATACAACGGTGCACTTGATAATGCCACTGGCACTGCTGGTTTGATTGAACTTGCTGAAGCCTTTGGTAAAATGGAGACGAAGCCAAAACGCTCCATCCTTTTCTTAGCTGTAACAGCCGAGGAAAAAGGCTTGTTAGGATCTAAATATTATGCCAGCAGCCCGCTTTATCCACTAGAAAAGACTGTGGCTGTCGTTAATATGGATGTATTAAATGCCTATGGCCCTACAGAAGATGTGGTAGTGGTAGGCTTTGGCAATTCCACTCTGGACGATGTACTGGCGCAAGAGGCCAAGAGCCAGAACCGACGTGTCGTACCTGAGGCGACACCTGAAGTTGGCTCATTCTACCGCTCAGATCATTTTGAGTTCGCGAAACAGGGTGTTCCTGCCTTATATGCCAGCTCGGGCGTTATAGCACGTAACCAACCTGCTGATTATGTAAAGAACTGGAAGGCCCGTTATACAGCCAATGATTACCACAAGCTCTCTGACGAAGTACGCGATGATTGGAATTTAGAGGGCGCTGTTGAAGATTTGCAGCTCTTCCTGCGTGTAGGCTATAGAGTAGCCAATACTGAGAAATACCCTGAATGGAAAGAAGGGACAGAGTTTAAAGCTAAGCGCGAAGAAATGCTTTCTAAAACCTCAGCCTCTAAATAA
- a CDS encoding WYL domain-containing protein, with protein sequence MYSYLLEELSKAIGARLLISFDYEGESHTVEPHLLGQNQQHKDCLLAWRISKEDQHKQTWHCYYLNQMQNTKILDERFSRKRPGYDPYDSTMTRVYYRI encoded by the coding sequence ATGTATAGCTATTTGCTGGAAGAATTATCGAAGGCAATCGGAGCCAGGCTCCTGATAAGCTTCGACTATGAGGGTGAAAGCCATACGGTAGAGCCGCACCTTTTGGGGCAAAACCAACAGCATAAAGACTGCCTTCTTGCCTGGCGCATCAGCAAAGAAGATCAGCACAAGCAAACCTGGCACTGCTACTATTTGAACCAAATGCAGAACACCAAGATTCTCGACGAACGGTTCAGTAGGAAACGTCCTGGCTACGACCCTTACGACAGTACCATGACCCGCGTCTACTATCGTATCTGA
- a CDS encoding ribonuclease D, whose product MENSTLKLDGVTIKLVEQQENLEEAVRQLSQRKELALDLEFDQNRFTYGFNLCLIQIADESGTCYIMDPFAVTDLQPLFELLENSAITKIIHHSNNDILLLDKMGCRIKGVMDTDVAAKILNYERSSLATVLKEEFNIEIDKSQQSSNWNKRPLTEAQLYYAAIDVIYLHQIKEKLVDEIEKLGRLHWLEEENKLLEALTYTEPENPHLKLRNAYKLNFYQQYILKDLFAFREQMGKQFNKPAPFVISNEALVDLANNPNTDIHEWLNHTKGIHGGLKRSRNEKLLKDALSDAKKGAKENNISHDYPTNRWQRPLRTPESEQRKEELTQVQKRLIEKYGEFATRLIINQGLITDYSLSGQLRCTKQYATAIVLSTAEELRINLPSPITKGGDES is encoded by the coding sequence ATGGAAAATTCAACGCTAAAACTTGATGGCGTAACAATAAAACTGGTTGAGCAGCAGGAGAATTTAGAGGAAGCTGTCCGGCAGCTAAGCCAAAGAAAGGAGCTTGCCCTGGACCTGGAGTTTGACCAGAATCGCTTTACCTACGGTTTTAACCTTTGCCTTATACAGATTGCCGACGAAAGTGGCACCTGTTATATCATGGACCCCTTTGCTGTTACAGACCTACAGCCACTGTTTGAGCTGCTGGAAAATAGTGCGATTACTAAAATCATACATCACTCCAACAACGACATTCTCTTGCTTGATAAAATGGGCTGTCGTATCAAAGGTGTGATGGATACAGATGTAGCAGCCAAGATCCTGAACTATGAACGCTCCTCGCTGGCTACGGTGCTAAAAGAGGAGTTCAATATCGAGATAGATAAGTCGCAACAGTCTAGCAACTGGAATAAACGCCCTCTGACAGAAGCACAGCTCTACTATGCAGCAATAGATGTTATATACCTTCACCAGATTAAGGAGAAACTAGTAGATGAAATTGAAAAACTAGGACGCTTACACTGGTTAGAAGAGGAGAATAAGCTACTGGAAGCGCTTACGTACACAGAGCCTGAAAACCCTCATCTTAAGCTGCGCAATGCCTATAAGCTAAATTTTTACCAGCAGTACATCCTGAAGGATTTGTTTGCTTTTAGAGAACAGATGGGCAAGCAGTTCAATAAGCCCGCACCTTTCGTTATTTCTAATGAGGCATTGGTCGATTTGGCTAATAACCCTAATACAGACATACATGAGTGGCTTAATCACACCAAGGGAATCCATGGGGGGCTGAAGCGTTCTCGTAACGAGAAGCTGCTTAAAGATGCTCTAAGTGATGCTAAAAAGGGTGCTAAAGAGAATAACATTAGCCACGATTACCCTACCAATCGTTGGCAACGCCCACTGCGCACCCCTGAATCTGAGCAGCGCAAGGAAGAGCTAACGCAGGTACAAAAGCGACTTATAGAAAAGTACGGAGAGTTTGCCACCAGACTTATTATCAACCAAGGGCTAATTACCGACTACAGCCTTAGCGGCCAGCTTCGTTGCACAAAACAGTATGCCACTGCTATTGTTTTAAGTACAGCAGAAGAGCTTAGAATCAACTTGCCCTCCCCCATAACCAAAGGAGGAGATGAGAGCTAA
- a CDS encoding NAD(P)-dependent oxidoreductase — translation MSKLKIGIIKEGKTPVDKRVPLTPKKCVEALQEFPRMDIAVQPSDVRCFTDEEYTELGIALQQDLSDCDVLMGVKEVPVEQLIPNKTYFFFSHTIKKQPHNAKLLRAILDKRITLVDYELLKTPEGQRVVAFGRYAGIVGAYNGILTYGKKHKLFDLKPAYLCHEMEDMQEEYFKVKLPPIKIAVTGGGRVAGGAMEVLDKMGIKKVSVFDYLYKQFPEPVYAQLHSSDYNTRPDVEVWDSPDFYANPHLYKSTFHKFTRVTDLLMACAYWDPRAPKLFTEEETRQPDFIIDTIADITCDVDGSIPTTKHSTTIVEPAYDYNPQTRELEPAYSRPENITVMAVDNLPCELPRNASRDFGRHLIDNVFPQFFNGDEGGMLERGTIVKDGKLTERYTYLQEYADSAVNNKEKQELV, via the coding sequence ATGAGTAAACTGAAGATTGGTATCATCAAAGAAGGTAAAACTCCGGTGGATAAACGCGTGCCGCTTACGCCTAAAAAGTGTGTAGAGGCACTACAGGAGTTTCCGAGGATGGATATTGCGGTACAGCCAAGCGATGTCCGGTGTTTTACCGACGAAGAGTACACGGAGCTAGGTATTGCGCTGCAGCAGGACCTAAGCGACTGCGATGTGCTAATGGGGGTGAAAGAGGTACCGGTAGAGCAGCTGATTCCGAACAAGACCTACTTTTTCTTTTCACATACTATAAAGAAACAGCCCCATAACGCGAAACTCTTGCGAGCTATACTTGATAAGCGCATTACGCTGGTAGATTATGAGCTGCTGAAAACACCGGAAGGGCAGCGGGTAGTAGCTTTTGGTCGATATGCCGGAATAGTGGGAGCCTATAATGGTATATTAACTTATGGTAAGAAGCATAAGCTATTTGATCTGAAGCCTGCCTACTTATGTCATGAGATGGAGGATATGCAGGAGGAGTATTTTAAAGTGAAGCTGCCGCCAATAAAGATAGCTGTGACTGGAGGTGGACGCGTGGCAGGTGGTGCCATGGAGGTGTTGGATAAAATGGGTATAAAGAAGGTGAGTGTGTTCGACTACCTATATAAGCAGTTCCCGGAGCCAGTCTATGCGCAGCTACATTCCAGCGATTATAATACAAGGCCTGATGTAGAAGTATGGGACTCGCCGGACTTCTATGCAAACCCACACTTATATAAGAGTACCTTCCACAAGTTCACGCGGGTGACGGATCTATTAATGGCCTGTGCCTACTGGGACCCTCGTGCGCCGAAGCTGTTCACTGAGGAGGAAACACGCCAACCTGACTTTATAATAGACACCATTGCAGACATAACCTGTGACGTAGATGGTTCTATTCCTACTACCAAGCATTCCACTACTATAGTAGAGCCTGCTTATGACTACAACCCACAGACAAGAGAGCTGGAGCCAGCTTATTCTCGCCCTGAAAACATAACAGTAATGGCAGTGGACAACCTGCCATGCGAACTTCCCAGGAATGCCTCCCGTGATTTCGGACGACACCTTATAGATAATGTGTTCCCCCAGTTCTTTAATGGGGATGAGGGAGGAATGCTGGAGAGAGGAACGATTGTGAAAGACGGTAAGCTGACAGAGCGCTACACATATCTGCAGGAATATGCAGACAGTGCTGTTAATAATAAGGAGAAACAGGAGCTTGTATAA
- the aspA gene encoding aspartate ammonia-lyase, which translates to MSKFRTEHDFLGEMDIPSEAYYGIQTARALDNFNITGIPISKEPLFIQAFGYVKKAAAMANRDCGVLSPEVSEAICRACDKLIAGEYLDQFVIDMIQGGAGTSVNMNVNEVVANLALELLGHKKGDYQHVHPNNHVNFSQSTNDAYPTAFRLALYRKIEAFTESLDALQQAFARKGEEFKDVLKMGRTQLQDAVPMTLGAEFHGFSTTIKEDIQRLNEAKMLICEINMGATAIGTSINAPEGYPQIVTEHLRNLTGIPVVLAEDLIEATCDTGAYVQVSGVMKRSAVKISKICNDLRLLSSGPRAGLNEINLPRMQPGSSIMPGKVNPVIPEVVNQTAFYVIGTDMTVTMAAEAGQLQLNVMEPVIAYSLFSSLTYMENACYTLKNKCIEGITANEEICANMVMNSVGIITALNPILGYEESASIAKEALATGKSIHDITVLERGRITQEKWEEIFSIENLIHPKFINS; encoded by the coding sequence ATGAGCAAGTTCAGAACTGAGCATGACTTTTTAGGGGAAATGGATATACCCAGCGAAGCTTATTATGGTATCCAAACAGCCCGTGCTTTAGATAATTTCAATATTACAGGTATTCCTATTTCTAAGGAGCCCTTGTTTATACAAGCCTTCGGCTATGTAAAAAAAGCAGCCGCCATGGCAAACCGTGATTGTGGTGTTCTTTCTCCCGAGGTTTCTGAGGCTATTTGCCGCGCCTGTGATAAACTAATTGCCGGAGAGTATCTGGATCAGTTCGTGATTGACATGATCCAAGGTGGTGCTGGTACTTCAGTGAACATGAATGTTAATGAAGTAGTAGCTAACCTCGCGTTAGAGTTACTAGGGCACAAAAAAGGCGATTACCAGCACGTTCACCCAAACAACCATGTTAACTTCTCTCAGTCAACAAATGATGCATACCCTACAGCATTTCGCTTAGCGCTGTATCGTAAAATAGAGGCATTCACAGAAAGTTTAGATGCTCTGCAGCAGGCTTTTGCTCGCAAAGGAGAAGAGTTCAAGGATGTTCTTAAGATGGGCCGCACACAGTTGCAGGATGCTGTACCTATGACTTTAGGAGCAGAATTCCACGGCTTTTCTACAACTATCAAGGAAGATATTCAGCGCCTGAACGAAGCGAAGATGTTGATCTGTGAAATCAATATGGGTGCCACCGCTATTGGAACATCTATCAACGCACCTGAGGGTTACCCGCAAATCGTAACAGAGCACTTGCGTAACCTCACAGGAATACCTGTTGTGCTTGCAGAAGACTTGATAGAAGCTACATGCGATACAGGAGCATATGTACAGGTATCTGGTGTCATGAAACGTTCTGCCGTCAAGATCTCGAAGATATGTAATGACCTCCGCCTGCTTTCATCTGGCCCACGAGCTGGCTTGAATGAAATTAACCTGCCGAGGATGCAGCCGGGTTCCTCTATTATGCCAGGCAAAGTTAATCCTGTTATTCCGGAGGTAGTAAATCAGACAGCCTTCTATGTAATAGGTACAGATATGACAGTAACCATGGCTGCAGAAGCTGGACAATTACAGCTTAACGTGATGGAGCCGGTAATTGCCTACAGCTTATTCAGCTCATTAACTTATATGGAAAATGCCTGCTACACTTTGAAGAACAAATGCATAGAAGGAATAACAGCTAATGAAGAGATCTGTGCTAACATGGTAATGAATAGCGTTGGTATTATTACTGCCTTGAATCCTATTTTAGGTTATGAGGAGTCTGCCTCTATAGCCAAAGAAGCTTTAGCAACCGGTAAATCCATTCATGATATTACTGTGCTTGAGCGTGGTAGAATTACCCAGGAGAAATGGGAGGAGATATTTTCTATAGAAAACCTTATACATCCGAAGTTTATCAACAGCTAA
- a CDS encoding very short patch repair endonuclease, which yields MTKKRKYKKPKAPLTAQEKVSRYMRGNKAKNTQPELRLRRALWRAGLRGYRVHWPKAPGKPDICYPSRRLAVFVHGCFWHRCPYCQLALPKSNIPFWQDKFEKNVARDAKYRHMYREAGWQRLVVWECELKQGLGSIVAVIRELHSGVPENWEVAA from the coding sequence TTGACAAAAAAGAGAAAGTATAAAAAGCCAAAGGCCCCGCTAACGGCCCAGGAAAAGGTTAGCCGCTACATGCGGGGCAACAAAGCCAAGAACACGCAGCCTGAACTAAGGCTGCGGCGGGCACTATGGCGTGCAGGCCTGCGCGGATACCGCGTGCACTGGCCTAAAGCTCCTGGCAAACCTGATATTTGCTACCCTTCCCGCCGGCTGGCTGTTTTCGTGCATGGCTGCTTCTGGCACCGTTGCCCGTACTGCCAGCTGGCTCTTCCTAAGTCTAACATCCCTTTTTGGCAAGATAAGTTTGAGAAGAATGTAGCCCGCGATGCCAAGTACAGACACATGTACCGCGAAGCAGGTTGGCAGCGCCTGGTAGTCTGGGAATGCGAGCTAAAACAAGGGCTAGGTAGCATCGTGGCAGTAATACGGGAGCTGCATAGTGGTGTACCCGAAAACTGGGAAGTAGCAGCCTAA